A window of Chryseobacterium aquaeductus genomic DNA:
TCTATTAGAATCTTGTAAAAATCTTGCTCCGGAAAACAAATGGGCAAATACCAACTCGGCTACCGATTCTGATGAAGCTGATGGTGTATTGATCACGTGAATTCCTTTTTCTCTTGCGTAATCTACATCAATATTATCCATTCCTACTCCACCTCTTCCGATGATTTCGATTGACGGACAACTGTCGATCAATTCTTTTCTTACCTGCGTTGCACTTCTCACCAAAATTGTTCGAATTTTGTGTTCGTTGATGTACTCTATCAAAAATTCCTGCGGAACTTTTTTAGTAATTACTTCAAACCCTTGTAGAGTTAATGCATCAATTCCGGATTGATCTAAGCCATCGTTTGCTAAAACTTTCATAAATACGTTTGCTATTTAAAATTGAAAGATTTAAAAAATAGAAATACCATTTAATTGTGCAATTCCTAATTTTTAAATCTCCAAATATTATTTTTTAATCTTCAAAAACTTCAATGGTCACTTGTTTCTCTATCATATCAGTAAATTTACCTTTGTATCTCGTAGCTTTTACCAAGTGATTGTCTATCCAGTGATAGTTTCCGCCTCTAGGTTTTCCGCATAATACACTATGATATTTAAAACCATGTTTGTCTAACCAATCTATAGTAATTTGTTTAAGATTTTCTGTTCTCGAGGTGAAAAAACAGATTTGGTGACCATCATCATACCATCTGTTTACCGTCTCCAAAGCATCGGGATAAGGTTCACAAGTGACCATTCTTTCAGGTTCTTCGTTAGGAACATCATCTGTAATTGTTCCGTCAATATCAATAAGATAATTTTTTACTCCGTCCTTTAGAATAGGACTGATATGCTCAATATAATCTAGCTCCATCGTTCAATTTTTTAAAGCGCAAAGTTACACATTATTGGCTAAAGGTTAGTATTAATCTTAGTTTACGTTAAAATTTTAACAATAAAAACATTTATTAAAGAATAAAAACCGTCATTCTATTACATTTTTCACAAATTTAGTTGATAATTTTTATTCATAAAAAAGCCAATATTTCATAAATATTAAAAATTTTACACAATTATTTTACAAAATCATGATTTAAACTTAAATTTGTAGGAATGGAAGAATATGTAGTTTTAGTAAATTCTAAAGATGACGTATTGGGCTTAATGGAAAAGCAGCAGGCACATATCAATGGTTTGCTACATCGTGCGTTTTCTGTTTTTTTATTTAATGACAAAGGCGAAATGCTTCTTCAGAAGCGTGCTTCGGCGAAATATCACTCCCCAAACCAATGGACAAATGCTGTGTGTTCTCATCCTCGCAACGGTGAAACTTACATTGACGGAGCAAAACGCAGATTAAAAGAAGAATTGGGAATCGAAACTGCACTTTCTGAAAAATTTAATTTTATTTATAAAGCTGATGTTGGCTGCGGACTGTGGGAACATGAGCTCGATTATGTTTTTACCGGAAAGTACAATGAAGATTTTCATCTTAATAAGAATGAAGTTGAAGAAGTACGTTACATCTCAATGCAAAATTTAGATCAAGAAATTGCACAACATCCTGAACAATTTACCGAATGGTTTAAAATAATTTTAGAAGAATACAAACACAATTTTTAAACACATCAATGAAAAAAACAGTATTTCTTTTTGCTTTCATATTTTCTTTGAGTCTCTTTGCTCAAAAATCAGATACAGAAGTTTTTGACAGCGAAAATTACTCAATCACGATGCCAAACACTTGGAAAGTGACCAATGATGAAGGTATTGTCAATATTTTCCCGACCAACCAGATTGGTGCGATTACCATTTCTGAATATCACGACTTCGAACTTCCGAAAACTGAAACCAAAAAATTTATACTGGCACTTTACAACTCTTCGGATGACGAAAAAAAGATAAAAAGCGGAGGTGCAAAAAAAGGTTACACAGAGTATTTTTACGAATATTTTGACGAAAAAGAAAATCTTTTCTGGATCACCAAAGTATTTCAAAAAAACAAAGATCTTTACATCGTGAGTATCAATTGCCAGCAAAAATACTGGAACGGAAATTATATGAAAGTTTTTAATGAAACTTTTGACAGCTTTAAAATCAAGAAATAAATATAGAAAAATGAATAAAACAGCATTGTACGACAAGCACGTTTCTTTGGGAGCGAAAATAGTACCTTTTGCAGGATTTGATATGCCTGTACAATATTCCGGAGTGACGGAAGAACATTTTGCCGTGAGAGAAAAAGCGGGATTATTTGACGTATCTCACATGGGACAATTTTTCATTGAAGGTGCTGGTGCAAAAGATCTTTTACAATATGTAACCACAAATAATGTAGACGTTCTCGAAAACGGTAAAGCTCAGTATTCTTGTCTTCCGAATGAGGATGGCGGAATTGTAGATGATCTCATCGTTTACAAAATGGAAGACGATAAATATTTTGTTGT
This region includes:
- a CDS encoding LNS2 domain-containing protein, translating into MELDYIEHISPILKDGVKNYLIDIDGTITDDVPNEEPERMVTCEPYPDALETVNRWYDDGHQICFFTSRTENLKQITIDWLDKHGFKYHSVLCGKPRGGNYHWIDNHLVKATRYKGKFTDMIEKQVTIEVFED
- the idi gene encoding isopentenyl-diphosphate Delta-isomerase; amino-acid sequence: MEEYVVLVNSKDDVLGLMEKQQAHINGLLHRAFSVFLFNDKGEMLLQKRASAKYHSPNQWTNAVCSHPRNGETYIDGAKRRLKEELGIETALSEKFNFIYKADVGCGLWEHELDYVFTGKYNEDFHLNKNEVEEVRYISMQNLDQEIAQHPEQFTEWFKIILEEYKHNF